The sequence below is a genomic window from Henriciella marina DSM 19595.
GCAATTTCGGCGGGTTCGGCGGCAACTATTTCCGCTCGCTGTCGCCTTACACTCTCGAATCCTTCGCCATCTTCGGCGAGGGCTATTTCGACATCACCCAGGACCTCCAGCTGACCGTCGGCCTGCGCTACACTGATGACAAGAAGGAGCAGGCAAATATTCCGACCGCTCTCTTCGTGCCAAACCCAGCCGCGCAGGCAGATCTGTCGCCGCAGCCAATCCCGGGCAACGCGCCTGATGATGCTGGCGATGGCACCTACAATGTCGCCTTCGAGGAAACCACGGGACGGATCGGTCTCGACTGGCAGCCAGCCCTGGACTTCACCGAGGATACGCTGCTCTACGCCTTCTACTCACGAGGCTACAAAGGCGGCGGCATCAACCCGCCACAACCGGCAGGGGCCAACAACTTCCCGCAGACCTTCGATCCGGAGTTCATCAACTCCTACGAACTCGGCACGAAGAACACGCTGGCTGGGGGAGCACTTCAGCTCAACGCAACTGGCTTCTACTATGACTATGAAGGCTACCAGATCACGCAAATCGTGAACCGGTCTTCGGCTAACTTCAACATCGATGCCCAGATCAAGGGCTTCGAGCTTGAGACAGTCTGGAACCCGGCTTCCACCTTCGTGATCAACGCCAATCTCGGCCTCCTCGATACCGAGATTAAAGACACATTTGCCATTGATGTGCTTGATCGTACCAATAGCCGGGCTGACCTCGTGACACTGAAGAATGCGTCGAGCTATTCGAACTGTGTTGTGTCGGCTCAGGGCTACGCCACGGTTCTCGGTGCAATCCAGGGCGGCATCCTCGCACCTGGTTCCACTGCGGGCCTCTGCGTCGGGGCCTTTGCCGGACAGGAAGCAGCCTTCGGGGTGCCCACAGTTTCCTACACCGACTCCAATGGCCAGACCCGGACCATTGGCGGCCTGACCCCGTTCGACGGCGAAGCGAAGGATCTGGAGGGCAACGCCATCCCGGGCGCGCCTGAGACGACCTTCAGCTTCGGTGCAGAATACACCTTCGAAGGTCTCTTCAACGGTGCATGGGCCGCCCGTATCCGGGGCGACTACTACTATCAGGGTGACAGCTTCAGCCGCGTCTGGAACACCGGAAGCGACGAGCTCGACAGCTGGAACAACCTCAACCTCGCTCTCCAGTTCTACAATGACGAGAACGGTCTCGAGTTTGAAATCTTCGGCAAGAACGTCACCGATGAGGAAGTTGTCACCGGCCGTTACCTGACCGATGACTCCTCGGGTCTGTTCTCCAACATCTTCCTGACCGAACCACGCCTCTACGGTGTGCGGGTCCGCAAGAGCTGGTAGAGCCTGACGTAACATCTGACTGAATGAGGGGCGGTCCTGGACAAGGGCCGCCCCTTTTCTTTTGTCCCGCCTGTTTGCGTTACCCCGCCGAGCACCTAGATTGAGCGCGACAGTCTTGAGGAAAATGCCATGAAAACCCTGCTAGTGACCGCGAGCGCCCTGCTCCTGGCGACCGCCTGCTCGCCATCTTCAGATGAGGCGCCGGCATCAGGCGGCGACAGTGCAATTACGGACGCTTCCGATAACACGACCGGAGCGGAGACAGGCGAGACGACCGCAAGCGCGGCGCTGGTCAGCGAAGACGGGTTTCGCCTGACCCCGGTCGCAGAAGGCCTCGGCTTTCCATGGGACATGCTGTTCCTGCCAGACGGCACGATGCTGATCACAGAGCGGGATGGAAACATTCGCATCCTGCGGGATGGTGAGCTTGTCGAAACACCGGTGGCCGGCGCACCAGAGCCCCTGGTCAACGCACAGGGCGGCTATTTCGCCATGGCGCTCGACCCGGATTTTGCGTCCAACCGGAAACTCTACCTCGCCTATGCCAAGGGCACGGAGGCCGAAAATTCGACGGCCGTCGTGTCTGGCACCCTTTCCGAAGATGCAAGCGAGCTGACCGAGGTTCAGGAAATCTTCTCGTCCACCCCGCGCGAAACTTCCCACCATTTCGGGGGACGGCTCGCTTTCCTTCCCGATGGAACGCTCATTCTCACCCTCGGTGAAGGCTTCCGCTATATGGATGAAGCCCAGAACCCGATGAACTACCACGGCACGACCGTGCGCATAAACGCGGACGGGTCCTTTCCTGAAGACAATCCATTCGCCGATGGCAGTGAGGGCGCGCCAGGCGTCTGGACCTATGGGAACCGCAATGTGCAGGGCCTTGTCTGGGACGATGCCCGCGAGATCCTCTGGGCACACGAACATGGGCCGAAGGGCGGCGATGAGCTTAACCGCCTCGAGGCCGGTAATAATTATGGGTGGCCAGCGATCACCTATGGTGTGAACTATGACGGCACCATTCTCACCGAAGAAACCGAAGCGCCTGGCATGGAACAGCCTGTCGTAAAGTGGGTCCCCTCCATCGCGCCATCAGGCATGGCTCTGGTGACCGGTGATGTCTGGTCTGAGTGGCAGGGCGATCTCATCATCGGGGCCATGAATGGTCCGCGGGGCCGAAAACTCGTTCATGTGATGCTGGATGAGGACGGCAATGTCACCGGCCAGGCCGACCTCATGGCCGATCTCGAAATCCCGTTCCGCGATGTCGCCATCGGTCCGGACGGCAACCTCTATGCAGCGACCGCCAATATGGACGGCGTCGTCTACCGCATCGACCGTAACGAATAGGCCAGGGAGCCACTCGAATGATCAAACTCCATCACCTGCGCATCGGGCGCTCGATCTTCACGGTCTGGCTGCTGGAAGAGCTTGGCCTCGATTATGAACTGGAGGTCTATCACCGCCATCCGGAGACCTTCCGTTCACAGGAAGATCTGAAGAACGCCACGCCGCTCGGCAAATCACCAACGCTCGAAGTCGACGGTGTCATGCTGACCGAGTCCGGCGCGATCGCGGCCTATCTGGTCGACCATTATGACCCGGACGGCAGACTCGCGCCGCCGCGGTCTGACAAGAAAGCCTGGGCCGAATACCAGCGCTGGCTGCATTACCCCGAAGGCTCGGCCTTCCTGCCGCTCTTCATGCGCATGTTGCAGGCCCGCGAAGGCGATAATCCTTCTCCGGTTCACAAGGCGTTTGCTGATGGCGAGGTGCCGCTTCACCTCGGCCTTCTGGACAAGCACCTTGCCGACCGCGAGTTCATCCTTGGCGACAAGTTCCAGGCCCCTGATATCGGCGTGACCTATATCGCCAACATGGCCGAACGCCTCGGGGAACTCGCGCCCTACAAGAACCTCAAGGCCTATTACGACCGCAATCTGAACCGCCCTGCCTGGAAACGGGCCAAGGAACGCGCTGTCGAATAGTCGAACCTGCATTTTATTCCCTGAAAACCCCACCCTAACCCTCCCCGCAAGCGGGGAGGGGATGCCGGTTCGCAGCGCTTAGAGCTTACGCTTACCAGTGTGAGCATCGCCCCCTCCCCGCTTGCGGGGAGGGTCGGGGTGGGGCCTTACTACCGCCGGGACCGCATCGCAGCGGCCAGCGTGCCTTCATCGAGATGATCAAGCTCACCGCCATGCGGCACGCCCTGGGCGAGCCGCGTGGTCGTGACATCCAACCCCTCGAGCCGGTCGCGGACATAATCGACCGTGATCTGGCCATCGAGCGTGGCGCTGAGCGCAAAGATCACTTCGCGAACCTCGCCGCCCTTCACCCGGTCGACAAGCATGCCAATGGTAAGGTCTTCTGGCTCCACGCCATCGAGCGGCGACAGCACACCGCCGAGCACGTGATAGCGCCCACGAAAGGCGCTCGCGCGTTCAAGTGCCCAGAGGTCCGGCACATCCTCGACCACGCAGATGACGCTGTCGTCCCGGCCCGTATTCTGACAGACGGCGCAGGGCTGCAGCGTGTCGTAATTCCCGCACGTCCTGCACTGCTCAATCCGGTTACCGGCGTCCGCCAGCGCATCGGCTAGCGGCATGAGGAGCTGGTCCTTGCGCTTTAACAGGTGCAGCGCAGCGCGGCGGGCCGAACGCGGCCCCAGACCGGGAAGCCTCCCGATCAGCTCAATCATTTTCAGTATTTCAGGTCCGGCGCTCTTCTGGCTCATTGAAGGCTAGAAAGGCATCTTGAAGCCAGGCATCAAACCGCCGAAGCCGGATGTGGCTTCCTTCATCGCCTTTTCCATTTCCTCGTCCAGACGCTTGCGGGCATCGCCATGGGCGGCCTTCACAAGGTCTTCGATGATTTCGGCTTCATCTTTGAGGAGGGACGGATCGATGCTGAGGCCAATCATCTCGCCCTTGCCCTTCAGGCGAACCTTCACCAGTCCGGCTCCGGCAACACCTTCAGCTTCGATCTGTTCGACCTTTTGCTGGGCTTCCTGCATCTTGGCCTGCATTTCCTGGGCCTGCTGCATGATCTTCGAGAGGTCTTTCATTCCCACGACCTACCCTTTCCTTTGGTTGGCGACGCGCAAGGGGACGACATTGTCCTCCACGGGCGGCTGTTCAAGGCTGTCACTGCCGCGAACATCCAGAATCTGAAGCCCCGGAATAGCTTCGATCGCCGCCGCAACGTCGGTATCGGCCCGAACGGCTTCGATCCGCTCCTGCTTCAGCCGGTCCTCGCGCTCACTGACGGTTTCGCCGGGCGCGTCGGGCCGCGATTTGCGCACATCCCACTCATGCCCGGTCGAGATTTCAAGAAAATCTGTGAGGCGTCGAAGCAGGTCCACCGGCGCGCCGTCTTTCAGGTCGCAGCTTATCGTCCCGTCGGCAAAGACCGATGGCCGGATATAGGCCTTCGCCTCGCCCCATAGGACGGGTTCACGTTCTTTCTCCAGCAAGTCGAGGACATCGTCGAACTTGGAAAGCTTCGCGCCCGGCTCGCCGCCAACCGGCACCACGTTCGGGTCTTCCTTGCCGCCCCGGCCCCGGCCGCTTGATCCGTTATTGCTGCCCCCGCCGCCCTGGGCGATCAGCCTTGCGGCATCCTCGGGCGATGGCAGGCTGGCAGCTGTCACAAGCCGCAGGATAACCATGCGAAGCGCCACATCTGCCTCCGGCGCGCTCTGGGTGTCGCGATAGCCCGACAGCAGGATCTGCCAGTTGCGCTGGGCCTGCGCCGGGGTCACACTGTCAGCGATCTGCCGGGTGCGGGTGGTCCAGTCGGACGGGCCGGGCAGGACATAATTATCGCCCATCGCCTGAACCGTGGCGACGTCTGCGGCGATCTCAAGCAGATCCTTCATCAGGATCAGCGGATCTGCGCCGATCTGGATCTGATCGGTAATCTCGCTGACCGCCTCACTCGCCTTGCCAGTGACAGCGTATTCAAAGGCATCTAGCAGACGCAGCCGGTCGCCAAGGCCGAGCATGTCGCGAACGGCTGCGCCGGTAATTTCGCCGCCATCGAGACCCTGCACGATGGCCTGGTCGAGGATGGAAAGCCCGTCACGGACGGAGCCTTCTGCAGCGCGGGCGATCAGTGTGATGCCCTCTTCGGAAATCTTTGCGCCTTCGCGGCCAGCAATCTTACCAAGGTGCGCGGCCAGTTCGCCGGTATCGAGCCGTTTCAGGTCAAACCGCTGACAGCGCGAGAGAACCGTGACGGGCACTTTGCGAATTTCGGTCGTCGCGAAGATGAACTTCACATGTGGCGGCGGCTCTTCGAGGGTCTTCAGGAGCGCATTGAAGGACGCCGTCGACAGCATGTGAACTTCGTCGATGATGTAGACCTTGTAGCGCGCCGACTGGGGCGAGTAGCGCACGCCGTCCAGCAGGTCGCGCATATCGGCGACACCGGTTCTGGAGGCTGCATCGAGCTCAAGCACGTCAGGGTGGCGGCTCTCCATGATGGCCTTGCAGTGCTCCCCCGGCGGGTCGAGCTTGAGGCTAGGCCCCGCATGATCGGGACCGTCATAGTTGAAAGCACGCGCGAGCAACCTCGCTGTCGTTGTCTTGCCGACGCCGCGAACGCCGGTCAGCATGAAGGCGTGGGCGATGCGGTTCAGCTCGAACGCATTGCGCATCGTGCGAACCATCGCTTCCTGGCCGATCAGGTCAGAGAAAAGCTTCGGTCGGTATTTGCGCGCCAGCACCTGATAGGACGCGCCAGCCTTTGCGGGGGCCGCTTCCTCCTCCGCGAACATGGAGAAGGTAGCGTCGTCGCGCTCTTCGGCGCCGGGAAGGTCTGTCTCATCGCTCATGCCCGTTTACTAATGGCAGGGACTCGGGGGTCTCGGCAATGGCATGCGGGCGGTTTTGCAGCCTTTGCCTGCGAACCGATCGCCCTAGCTCCAGCAAGCGATGACCAAG
It includes:
- a CDS encoding PQQ-dependent sugar dehydrogenase, whose product is MKTLLVTASALLLATACSPSSDEAPASGGDSAITDASDNTTGAETGETTASAALVSEDGFRLTPVAEGLGFPWDMLFLPDGTMLITERDGNIRILRDGELVETPVAGAPEPLVNAQGGYFAMALDPDFASNRKLYLAYAKGTEAENSTAVVSGTLSEDASELTEVQEIFSSTPRETSHHFGGRLAFLPDGTLILTLGEGFRYMDEAQNPMNYHGTTVRINADGSFPEDNPFADGSEGAPGVWTYGNRNVQGLVWDDAREILWAHEHGPKGGDELNRLEAGNNYGWPAITYGVNYDGTILTEETEAPGMEQPVVKWVPSIAPSGMALVTGDVWSEWQGDLIIGAMNGPRGRKLVHVMLDEDGNVTGQADLMADLEIPFRDVAIGPDGNLYAATANMDGVVYRIDRNE
- a CDS encoding glutathione S-transferase family protein, with product MIKLHHLRIGRSIFTVWLLEELGLDYELEVYHRHPETFRSQEDLKNATPLGKSPTLEVDGVMLTESGAIAAYLVDHYDPDGRLAPPRSDKKAWAEYQRWLHYPEGSAFLPLFMRMLQAREGDNPSPVHKAFADGEVPLHLGLLDKHLADREFILGDKFQAPDIGVTYIANMAERLGELAPYKNLKAYYDRNLNRPAWKRAKERAVE
- the recR gene encoding recombination mediator RecR → MSQKSAGPEILKMIELIGRLPGLGPRSARRAALHLLKRKDQLLMPLADALADAGNRIEQCRTCGNYDTLQPCAVCQNTGRDDSVICVVEDVPDLWALERASAFRGRYHVLGGVLSPLDGVEPEDLTIGMLVDRVKGGEVREVIFALSATLDGQITVDYVRDRLEGLDVTTTRLAQGVPHGGELDHLDEGTLAAAMRSRR
- a CDS encoding YbaB/EbfC family nucleoid-associated protein is translated as MKDLSKIMQQAQEMQAKMQEAQQKVEQIEAEGVAGAGLVKVRLKGKGEMIGLSIDPSLLKDEAEIIEDLVKAAHGDARKRLDEEMEKAMKEATSGFGGLMPGFKMPF
- a CDS encoding DNA polymerase III subunit gamma/tau; amino-acid sequence: MSDETDLPGAEERDDATFSMFAEEEAAPAKAGASYQVLARKYRPKLFSDLIGQEAMVRTMRNAFELNRIAHAFMLTGVRGVGKTTTARLLARAFNYDGPDHAGPSLKLDPPGEHCKAIMESRHPDVLELDAASRTGVADMRDLLDGVRYSPQSARYKVYIIDEVHMLSTASFNALLKTLEEPPPHVKFIFATTEIRKVPVTVLSRCQRFDLKRLDTGELAAHLGKIAGREGAKISEEGITLIARAAEGSVRDGLSILDQAIVQGLDGGEITGAAVRDMLGLGDRLRLLDAFEYAVTGKASEAVSEITDQIQIGADPLILMKDLLEIAADVATVQAMGDNYVLPGPSDWTTRTRQIADSVTPAQAQRNWQILLSGYRDTQSAPEADVALRMVILRLVTAASLPSPEDAARLIAQGGGGSNNGSSGRGRGGKEDPNVVPVGGEPGAKLSKFDDVLDLLEKEREPVLWGEAKAYIRPSVFADGTISCDLKDGAPVDLLRRLTDFLEISTGHEWDVRKSRPDAPGETVSEREDRLKQERIEAVRADTDVAAAIEAIPGLQILDVRGSDSLEQPPVEDNVVPLRVANQRKG